The Macaca fascicularis isolate 582-1 chromosome 12, T2T-MFA8v1.1 genome has a segment encoding these proteins:
- the LOC102130753 gene encoding short transmembrane mitochondrial protein 1-like has product MEKQAPTGPPSCSSPLRPPGPPTNIMFQFLLGFTLGNVVGMYLAQNYDIPNLAKKLEEIKKDLDAKKKPPTS; this is encoded by the coding sequence ATGGAGAAGCAGGCTCCGACCGGCCCGCCGAGCTGCAGCAGCCCTTTGCGCCCTCCTGGCCCTCCCACCAACATCATGTTCCAGTTCCTGCTTGGATTTACATTGGGCAACGTGGTTGGAATGTATCTGGCTCAGAACTATGACATACCAAACCTGGCTAAAAaacttgaagaaattaaaaaggacttGGATGCCAAGAAGAAACCCCCTACTTCATGA